The following proteins are co-located in the Primulina tabacum isolate GXHZ01 chromosome 11, ASM2559414v2, whole genome shotgun sequence genome:
- the LOC142519536 gene encoding uncharacterized protein LOC142519536 isoform X3 — translation MTRSFSVREGAQLPSKGIDSYMFSSKRKSIKNLFAHEKVKDVGKAISKWFIYNAIPFHAADSGPSCQAMINTIADVGPGVQGPSGRQIGGVFLEEEVEDITIYLNTLKSKWPKYGCTIMCDGWSTRNKHPIINFMIYCDRNMIFHSSMDCTNKRKTADFILSLLNNVIDDIGEENVVHVVTDSESANKVAEQKLMIERPHMFWSPCAAHCIDLMLEDIGKMTKVKRCIDKAKQITSFIYNSDKIVNLMKIYTNDRELLRPGITRFATEFISLESLVRYCQDLKRLCTSVEWHEYNNTSKRRKDVEKITAIILDTKFWKSARDICTAMEPLVKVLKLVDQDNKPTLSIIYEAMDRAKLSIKESVKD, via the coding sequence ATGACTCGTAGCTTTAGCGTACGAGAGGGAGCTCAGTTACCATCGAAAGGGATTGATTCTTACATGTTTTCATCAAAACGAAAGAGtataaaaaatttgtttgcTCATGAAAAGGTCAAAGATGTTGGGAAGGCTATTTCAAAATGGTTTATATACAATGCAATTCCATTTCATGCAGCAGATAGTGGTCCATCCTGCCAAGCAATGATTAATACCATCGCAGATGTTGGACCTGGAGTACAAGGTCCTTCAGGACGTCAAATAGGTGGTGTTTTCCTGGAAGAGGAGGTAGAAGATATCACTATATATTTGAATACATTAAAATCCAAATGGCCAAAATATGGATGTACAATAATGTGTGATGGTTGGAGCACACGCAACAAGCATCCTATcattaattttatgatatactGCGATCGCAACATGATATTTCATAGTTCAATGGATTgcacaaacaaaagaaagacaGCCGATTTTATATTATCTCTTTTGAATAATGTTATTGACGATATTGGAGAAGAAAATGTTGTACATGTGGTTACAGATAGTGAAAGTGCAAACAAAGTTGCTGAACAAAAATTGATGATTGAAAGACCTCACATGTTTTGGTCACCTTGTGCTGCACACTGCATTGATCTTATGCTTGAAGATATTGGTAAGATGACAAAGGTAAAGAGGTGCATTGATAAAGCAAAGCAAATAACAAGTTTTATATACAATAGTGACAAAATCGtgaatttaatgaaaatctacACAAATGATCGTGAATTATTGAGACCTGGAATCACTCGCTTTGCTACTGAATTTATTTCTTTAGAAAGTCTCGTCCGGTATTGTCAAGATTTGAAGAGATTGTGCACTTCAGTTGAGTGGCATGAGTACAACAATACAAGCAAGAGAAGAAAAGATGTCGAAAAAATTACAGCGATCATTTTGGACACAAAATTTTGGAAGTCGGCTCGTGATATATGCACAGCAATGGAACCTCTCGTCAAAGTTTTGAAGTTGGTTGATCAAGACAATAAGCCAACGCTGTCGATTATATATGAAGCAATGGATAGAGCTAAATTATCTATAAAAGAAAGTGTGAAAGACTGA
- the LOC142519536 gene encoding uncharacterized protein LOC142519536 isoform X2 — MKESRRTRAFEEYMQNRYGSENVGGSSSSPSANPNLRKQMTRSFSVREGAQLPSKGIDSYMFSSKRKSIKNLFAHEKVKDVGKAISKWFIYNAIPFHAADSGPSCQAMINTIADVGPGVQGPSGRQIGGVFLEEEVEDITIYLNTLKSKWPKYGCTIMCDGWSTRNKHPIINFMIYCDRNMIFHSSMDCTNKRKTADFILSLLNNVIDDIGEENVVHVVTDSESANKVAEQKLMIERPHMFWSPCAAHCIDLMLEDIGKMTKVKRCIDKAKQITSFIYNSDKIVNLMKIYTNDRELLRPGITRFATEFISLESLVRYCQDLKRLCTSVEWHEYNNTSKRRKDVEKITAIILDTKFWKSARDICTAMEPLVKVLKLVDQDNKPTLSIIYEAMDRAKLSIKESVKD; from the exons ATGAAAGAAAGTCGTAGAACAAGAGCATTTGAGGAATATATGCAAAACCGATATGGTTCag aaaatgttGGTGGTAGTTCATCATCACCAAGTGCAAATCCCAATTTAAGAAAACAGATGACTCGTAGCTTTAGCGTACGAGAGGGAGCTCAGTTACCATCGAAAGGGATTGATTCTTACATGTTTTCATCAAAACGAAAGAGtataaaaaatttgtttgcTCATGAAAAGGTCAAAGATGTTGGGAAGGCTATTTCAAAATGGTTTATATACAATGCAATTCCATTTCATGCAGCAGATAGTGGTCCATCCTGCCAAGCAATGATTAATACCATCGCAGATGTTGGACCTGGAGTACAAGGTCCTTCAGGACGTCAAATAGGTGGTGTTTTCCTGGAAGAGGAGGTAGAAGATATCACTATATATTTGAATACATTAAAATCCAAATGGCCAAAATATGGATGTACAATAATGTGTGATGGTTGGAGCACACGCAACAAGCATCCTATcattaattttatgatatactGCGATCGCAACATGATATTTCATAGTTCAATGGATTgcacaaacaaaagaaagacaGCCGATTTTATATTATCTCTTTTGAATAATGTTATTGACGATATTGGAGAAGAAAATGTTGTACATGTGGTTACAGATAGTGAAAGTGCAAACAAAGTTGCTGAACAAAAATTGATGATTGAAAGACCTCACATGTTTTGGTCACCTTGTGCTGCACACTGCATTGATCTTATGCTTGAAGATATTGGTAAGATGACAAAGGTAAAGAGGTGCATTGATAAAGCAAAGCAAATAACAAGTTTTATATACAATAGTGACAAAATCGtgaatttaatgaaaatctacACAAATGATCGTGAATTATTGAGACCTGGAATCACTCGCTTTGCTACTGAATTTATTTCTTTAGAAAGTCTCGTCCGGTATTGTCAAGATTTGAAGAGATTGTGCACTTCAGTTGAGTGGCATGAGTACAACAATACAAGCAAGAGAAGAAAAGATGTCGAAAAAATTACAGCGATCATTTTGGACACAAAATTTTGGAAGTCGGCTCGTGATATATGCACAGCAATGGAACCTCTCGTCAAAGTTTTGAAGTTGGTTGATCAAGACAATAAGCCAACGCTGTCGATTATATATGAAGCAATGGATAGAGCTAAATTATCTATAAAAGAAAGTGTGAAAGACTGA
- the LOC142519536 gene encoding uncharacterized protein LOC142519536 isoform X1 codes for MENRALRKAMKESRRTRAFEEYMQNRYGSENVGGSSSSPSANPNLRKQMTRSFSVREGAQLPSKGIDSYMFSSKRKSIKNLFAHEKVKDVGKAISKWFIYNAIPFHAADSGPSCQAMINTIADVGPGVQGPSGRQIGGVFLEEEVEDITIYLNTLKSKWPKYGCTIMCDGWSTRNKHPIINFMIYCDRNMIFHSSMDCTNKRKTADFILSLLNNVIDDIGEENVVHVVTDSESANKVAEQKLMIERPHMFWSPCAAHCIDLMLEDIGKMTKVKRCIDKAKQITSFIYNSDKIVNLMKIYTNDRELLRPGITRFATEFISLESLVRYCQDLKRLCTSVEWHEYNNTSKRRKDVEKITAIILDTKFWKSARDICTAMEPLVKVLKLVDQDNKPTLSIIYEAMDRAKLSIKESVKD; via the exons ATGGAAAATAGGGCACTGCGAAAAGCAATGAAAGAAAGTCGTAGAACAAGAGCATTTGAGGAATATATGCAAAACCGATATGGTTCag aaaatgttGGTGGTAGTTCATCATCACCAAGTGCAAATCCCAATTTAAGAAAACAGATGACTCGTAGCTTTAGCGTACGAGAGGGAGCTCAGTTACCATCGAAAGGGATTGATTCTTACATGTTTTCATCAAAACGAAAGAGtataaaaaatttgtttgcTCATGAAAAGGTCAAAGATGTTGGGAAGGCTATTTCAAAATGGTTTATATACAATGCAATTCCATTTCATGCAGCAGATAGTGGTCCATCCTGCCAAGCAATGATTAATACCATCGCAGATGTTGGACCTGGAGTACAAGGTCCTTCAGGACGTCAAATAGGTGGTGTTTTCCTGGAAGAGGAGGTAGAAGATATCACTATATATTTGAATACATTAAAATCCAAATGGCCAAAATATGGATGTACAATAATGTGTGATGGTTGGAGCACACGCAACAAGCATCCTATcattaattttatgatatactGCGATCGCAACATGATATTTCATAGTTCAATGGATTgcacaaacaaaagaaagacaGCCGATTTTATATTATCTCTTTTGAATAATGTTATTGACGATATTGGAGAAGAAAATGTTGTACATGTGGTTACAGATAGTGAAAGTGCAAACAAAGTTGCTGAACAAAAATTGATGATTGAAAGACCTCACATGTTTTGGTCACCTTGTGCTGCACACTGCATTGATCTTATGCTTGAAGATATTGGTAAGATGACAAAGGTAAAGAGGTGCATTGATAAAGCAAAGCAAATAACAAGTTTTATATACAATAGTGACAAAATCGtgaatttaatgaaaatctacACAAATGATCGTGAATTATTGAGACCTGGAATCACTCGCTTTGCTACTGAATTTATTTCTTTAGAAAGTCTCGTCCGGTATTGTCAAGATTTGAAGAGATTGTGCACTTCAGTTGAGTGGCATGAGTACAACAATACAAGCAAGAGAAGAAAAGATGTCGAAAAAATTACAGCGATCATTTTGGACACAAAATTTTGGAAGTCGGCTCGTGATATATGCACAGCAATGGAACCTCTCGTCAAAGTTTTGAAGTTGGTTGATCAAGACAATAAGCCAACGCTGTCGATTATATATGAAGCAATGGATAGAGCTAAATTATCTATAAAAGAAAGTGTGAAAGACTGA
- the LOC142519536 gene encoding uncharacterized protein LOC142519536 isoform X4, with protein MENRALRKAMKESRRTRAFEEYMQNRYGSENVGGSSSSPSANPNLRKQMTRSFSVREGAQLPSKGIDSYMFSSKRKSIKNLFAHEKVKDVGKAISKWFIYNAIPFHAADSGPSCQAMINTIADVGPGVQGPSGRQIGGVFLEEEVEDITIYLNTLKSKWPKYGCTIMCDGWSTRNKHPIINFMIYCDRNMIFHSSMDCTNKRKTADFILSLLNNVIDDIGEENVVHVVTDSESANKVAEQKLMIERPHMFWSPCAAHCIDLMLEDIGKMTKKVSSGIVKI; from the exons ATGGAAAATAGGGCACTGCGAAAAGCAATGAAAGAAAGTCGTAGAACAAGAGCATTTGAGGAATATATGCAAAACCGATATGGTTCag aaaatgttGGTGGTAGTTCATCATCACCAAGTGCAAATCCCAATTTAAGAAAACAGATGACTCGTAGCTTTAGCGTACGAGAGGGAGCTCAGTTACCATCGAAAGGGATTGATTCTTACATGTTTTCATCAAAACGAAAGAGtataaaaaatttgtttgcTCATGAAAAGGTCAAAGATGTTGGGAAGGCTATTTCAAAATGGTTTATATACAATGCAATTCCATTTCATGCAGCAGATAGTGGTCCATCCTGCCAAGCAATGATTAATACCATCGCAGATGTTGGACCTGGAGTACAAGGTCCTTCAGGACGTCAAATAGGTGGTGTTTTCCTGGAAGAGGAGGTAGAAGATATCACTATATATTTGAATACATTAAAATCCAAATGGCCAAAATATGGATGTACAATAATGTGTGATGGTTGGAGCACACGCAACAAGCATCCTATcattaattttatgatatactGCGATCGCAACATGATATTTCATAGTTCAATGGATTgcacaaacaaaagaaagacaGCCGATTTTATATTATCTCTTTTGAATAATGTTATTGACGATATTGGAGAAGAAAATGTTGTACATGTGGTTACAGATAGTGAAAGTGCAAACAAAGTTGCTGAACAAAAATTGATGATTGAAAGACCTCACATGTTTTGGTCACCTTGTGCTGCACACTGCATTGATCTTATGCTTGAAGATATTGGTAAGATGACAAAG AAAGTCTCGTCCGGTATTGTCAAGATTTGA